The following DNA comes from Rhodopseudomonas boonkerdii.
CGGACCGGATGCCCGCCTGCAGATCGTCGCCGCATTGGACAGAACTGATCTCGCTGCCTCCCAGCAATATCTGTTCAGACTGCTGGCATTGTCTCTGAGCGCGCTTGGCTTCATCCTCATCGTCGCGATGTCGATCTTCATCCGCCTCGCTTTGCGTCCGTTCGACGAACTGCGGAGCGGACTACGGCGCATTCATGCCGGCAGCAGCCGCACGCTCGGTGGCCGTTTCCCGGAAGAAGTGCAGCCGGTGGTCAACGATCTCAACCGGCTGATCGACTTTCAGGATGCCGCATTGGAGCGCGCAAGAACGCACGCAGCCGATCTTGCCCATGGATTGAAAACGCCGTTGGCGGTTCTTGGCGCTGTTGCCAGGCAGGCGCGACACGACGATCGCAGCGAGCTTGCAGATCCCATCGACGAGCAGATCTTGCTGATGGGCAAGCAAGTCGATCGCGTGCTGGCACGGGCGCGAGCCGGTGTCTCGGCCGCATTGAGTCGCGGCGCCATCCCGGTCGGGCCCGTCGCCGACAAGATCGTTCGTGCGTTGCGGCGCCTGCCCGACGATCGCGGTCTGCAATGGGATTGCGCCATCGCTGGCGAAGCCCACTTTCCCGGCGACGAAGGCGACCTCACCGAAATTCTGGCTAATCTGCTCGACAACGCCCGCAAATGGGCAGCGACACGCGTACAGCTCACCGTGACGCAGAACAGCAATCATACCGTACTGCGAGTGGACGACGATGGCCCCGGTCTGCGTGCCGAACAAATGAAACAGATCGGGCGCGGACTGCGTTGGGACGAGAGCCTCCCCGGCACCGGCTTCGGTCTCGCCATCACGCGCGATCTTGCCGAGGCCTATGGCGGACGGATGGAACTGGAACGATCGCCGCTCGGCGGGCTGAGTGTCGCCGTGATCGTGCCTCAGCCGGCCTGACAGCGATCATGTGAAACAAAAAGGGAGAGCCTCTGAGAAAGGCCCTCCCTGGTCTGATCGATCTTCCCGCGCCGGGCGACGTACCATCAGCCAAAAGGCCGACACCCCCACCCCTCCCCGCGCGGTGACCGTCTTGTTTGACGACAACCCTGTGCAAGCGCACGGATCGGACTGCTGGAGACAACCCGCTCCGCTCTGGAGTGAGAGCAGGATACCCGTTGTCCCCCGGCGCGCAAGAATATGGTGAAGATAACGTTAACACCGCAAAGCCGAACCGACTCAGTGGAAAACGCGGTTTCGGCATGGACGCTGCAATGACCTGTCTGCACAACATATAGCGGTCAGCAATGGATGGATTCGGGACAGATTTGTCCCTGATCGCCAGCTTACCGGTCAGGATCAGCGCGCATGAAACATCCTTCGAACCGGAAGTTTTTCGCCTATTGGGACGAAAAGCGCGGTTATGCGCGTGCACCCGATCGCAGCGAGATCGAGCCCGGCCCGATGCGCGAGCTGCTCGGTGACATTTTCGTGCTCGGCTACGACAAGGCCGCCGATTTTCCGTTCCGG
Coding sequences within:
- a CDS encoding ATP-binding protein, translated to MNPRSLLFRLSCAAALAIAIALSLAAFGLRTIFNQEIERRAAAELGQIVVALAAQVKVDASGVPSLEAPMSDPRFEKPYGGLYWQISHGENRARSRSLWDYSLTVPEAQHVDARWTTDLAGPDHARLLAVVQTITVTSPSGPDARLQIVAALDRTDLAASQQYLFRLLALSLSALGFILIVAMSIFIRLALRPFDELRSGLRRIHAGSSRTLGGRFPEEVQPVVNDLNRLIDFQDAALERARTHAADLAHGLKTPLAVLGAVARQARHDDRSELADPIDEQILLMGKQVDRVLARARAGVSAALSRGAIPVGPVADKIVRALRRLPDDRGLQWDCAIAGEAHFPGDEGDLTEILANLLDNARKWAATRVQLTVTQNSNHTVLRVDDDGPGLRAEQMKQIGRGLRWDESLPGTGFGLAITRDLAEAYGGRMELERSPLGGLSVAVIVPQPA